In Streptomyces sp. SID8374, one genomic interval encodes:
- the rpoZ gene encoding DNA-directed RNA polymerase subunit omega yields MSSSITTPEGIINPPIDELLEATDSKYSLVIYAAKRARQINAYYSQLGEGLLEYVGPLVDTHVHEKPLSIALREINAGLLTSEPIEGPAQ; encoded by the coding sequence GTGTCCTCTTCCATCACCACGCCCGAGGGCATCATCAACCCGCCGATTGATGAGCTCCTCGAGGCCACCGACTCGAAGTACAGCCTGGTCATCTACGCCGCCAAGCGCGCGCGTCAGATCAACGCGTACTACTCGCAGCTCGGCGAAGGCCTCCTTGAGTACGTCGGTCCGCTCGTCGACACCCACGTGCACGAGAAGCCGCTGTCGATCGCGCTCCGCGAGATCAACGCGGGCCTGCTGACCTCCGAGCCCATCGAGGGCCCCGCTCAGTAA
- a CDS encoding integration host factor — translation MALPPLTPEQRAAALEKAAAARRERAEVKNRLKHSGASLHEVIKQGQENDVIGKMKVSALLESLPGVGKVRAKQIMERLGISESRRVRGLGSNQIASLEREFGGSAA, via the coding sequence GTGGCTCTTCCGCCCCTTACCCCTGAACAGCGCGCAGCCGCGCTCGAAAAGGCCGCCGCGGCTCGCCGGGAGCGGGCCGAGGTCAAGAATCGACTCAAGCACTCCGGCGCCTCCCTCCACGAGGTCATCAAGCAGGGCCAGGAGAACGACGTCATCGGGAAGATGAAGGTCTCCGCCCTCCTGGAGTCCCTGCCCGGCGTCGGCAAGGTCCGCGCCAAGCAGATCATGGAGCGTCTCGGCATCTCCGAAAGCCGCCGGGTCCGGGGTCTCGGCTCCAACCAGATCGCGTCCCTGGAGCGTGAGTTCGGCGGCAGCGCCGCCTGA
- the gmk gene encoding guanylate kinase, which yields MAATTRGTSPVPPDVRPRLTVLSGPSGVGKSTVVAHMRTVHPEVWLSVSATTRKPRPGERNGVHYFFVDDEEFDKLVANGELLEWAEFAGNRYGTPRRAVLDRLEAGEPVLLEIDLQGARLVRQSMDDARLVFLAPPSWEELVRRLTGRGTEAPEVIERRLTAAKVELAAEAEFDTTLVNTSVEDVARELLTLMLQT from the coding sequence ATGGCTGCAACAACCCGGGGGACGTCCCCCGTACCCCCGGACGTACGTCCGCGGCTGACCGTGCTCTCCGGCCCCTCAGGGGTCGGCAAGAGCACGGTCGTCGCTCATATGCGCACCGTGCACCCCGAGGTCTGGCTCTCCGTGTCGGCGACGACCCGCAAGCCCCGCCCCGGGGAGCGCAACGGTGTCCACTACTTCTTCGTGGACGACGAGGAGTTCGACAAGCTCGTCGCCAACGGTGAGCTGCTGGAGTGGGCCGAGTTCGCGGGCAACCGCTACGGCACACCGCGCCGCGCCGTACTCGACCGCCTGGAGGCGGGCGAGCCGGTCCTGCTGGAGATCGACCTCCAGGGTGCCCGGCTGGTCCGCCAGTCCATGGACGACGCGCGCCTGGTCTTCCTGGCACCGCCGAGCTGGGAGGAGCTGGTGCGCCGGCTCACCGGCCGGGGCACCGAGGCGCCCGAGGTGATCGAGCGCCGGCTGACCGCGGCGAAGGTCGAACTGGCCGCCGAGGCCGAGTTCGATACGACGCTCGTCAACACCTCCGTCGAGGACGTGGCCCGTGAGCTGCTAACGTTGATGCTTCAGACTTAG